The Paraburkholderia caffeinilytica genome segment GGCGCCTGCTCTTGCACACGTTTAAAACCAAAACAGTCGATCGCGTCGTGCGCGGCCGGAACCAAACCGAAGCGTTCGCCTCATATCAGATTCAACGTTCGATATGAGGGCATCACAACATGCAACGAAACGTCCCCCACTCCATGGCGCGCACGGCCACCGGCCTGCTGATGGTTGCCGCTCTGGGCCTCGCATCGCTCGCTCATGCGCAAACACCGGCGCCAACACCGGCTACGTCGGCCCAGCCACAAACCTTGTCGCAAGCCGCCCCGCCAGTCGATCCGACCTTCTCCGCCTATTCGCTCGCGCAAACCTGCAGGCAGAAAAACGACAACGTCGCGCAGGGTCAATGCATCGGCGCGATCCGCGGCATCATCCACGGCTATCAGTACGGCGTGCTGTTCCTCGGTCAGCGCGCCTCGCTGCCGCCCAACGAAACGCAGCGCGTGTCGCTGTGCTTGCGCAATACGCAGGTGTCGTCGATCGTCGACGACTTTGTCGCCGACGCCGCCCAGGTCAACGAAGACTCGCTCAAACACACGCCCGCTGAAGTCGCCGTTCTGGGTTCCGTGCACATGCACCATGGTTGCAATTAACGGCGCCGGCGCATCGAACCGCAGCGGCATAAGCGCACCGACCCGACCGGCGGCTGCAATCCGCTAACAGCCGCCGCTGCGCTCACAGCATGTCGAGTGGCCGCTTGCTGCGTGGCGGTTTGAAATAAGTGTCGATCGCAGCAAGTTCACGAGCGTCGAGTTGCAGTTGCGACGCCCGATGGTTGTCTCGCACATGCTCGACGCGGCCCGCTTTCGGAATCGCGAACACACCCGGCTTTTGCAACACCCACGCGAGCGCCACCTGGAAGATCGAGACGCCGCGTGCGTCGGCGATGTCGTCGAGCGGCGAGCGCTTCGGCAGGCGCGCGTGATCGACCGGGCTGTATGCCATCGCCGGCATGTTGCGCGCGGCGAGCCACGGCAACAGCTCGAATTCCGGCCCACGGCGCGCAACGTTGTAGAGAATCTGATTGGTCGCGCAGGCCTCGCCACCCGGCGTGGCGACAAGCTCTTCCATATCGTCGGTATCGAAGTTGCTGACGCCCCAGTGGCGAATCTTGCCCGCGCTGCGTAGTGCCTCGAATGCCTCGACCGTTTCGGCGAGCGGCACCGAGCCGCGCCAATGCAACAGATACAGATCGAGCCGATCGGTTTTCAGGCGCTTGAGACTCTGTTCGCAGGCCGCGATCACGCCGCGCCGGCTGGCGTTATGCGGATACACCTTGCTGACGAGAAAGACCTGATCGCGCAGCCCCGCCAGCGCTTCTCCGAGAAGCGACTCGGTGGCGCCGTCGCCGTACATTTCCGCCGTGTCGATCAACGTCATGCCCAGCTCGATGCCGCAACGCAGCGCGGCGAGTTCCGAGGCGCGCCGCGCCGGCTGTTCACCCATCTCCCAGGTGCCCTGCCCCAGTTTCGGAATACGCTCGCCGTCGGGCAGGCTCACGCTTGCGATATCGGTCGTCATGCTTTCTCCTCGAAGTGGCTAAAGTGGCAAAGATGGCTAGTGTGGCTAAACCGGTGGCCACGCGCGTGGGAGAACGCGTGGATGTCGATGCGGCGGCCCGTGAGTGCGCGGTGCACATCACGGAAATCATAGCGACGAGTTTAGCGGTTGCACGAGCACCGGATCGGGCACCAGGCAAAAGCCCGCTATAACGGAGCGCGCCGATGTCTTAGAATTGCCGCTTGCCCTTCTTGCGTAAGCCCCATGACCTCAGCCTCGGAAGACCGCTGGCGCGACCTGCGCCCGGACCCGGAAAACGACACGCCGCTATACCTGCAACTCGCTCGCAAGCTCGGCAGTGCGATTCACGAAAACCGTTGGAACGCGGGCGAGGCGCTGCCTTCCGAGCGCGTGCTCTCCGAGGCGCTCGGCGTATCGCGGATCACCTCGCGCAAAGCCATTGCCCTGCTGGTCGAACAAGGGTTGATTCGCCGCACTCAAGGTGCGGGCAGCTTCATCACGCCGCGCTATGAAGATCCGCTATCGCGTCTGTCGAGTTTCAGCGAGATGCTGCGGCGACGCGGTTTTACGCCGAGTTCGAAGTGGTTGTCGCGGGAAATTTCGCCGGCTAACCGCGATGAGGTGATTCAACTGGGCTTGTCGCCGGCGGCGGCCGTGACCCGGCTGCGCCGCCTGCGCCTCGCCGACGGCATCGTAATGGCCGTGGAGAATTCGACCTTCCCCGCTGCGGTGATTCCCGATCCTCAGGCAATTGGCGATTCCTTGTACACGTACCTGGAAAATCGCGGACTGACGATTGTGCGCGCGCTGCAGCATTTTCGCGCAGTCAACGCGAACGAAGAGATCGCGCAGCAGATGAGCATCGCACCCAACGAAGCGCTGTTGCTGATCACGCGTGTCGGGTACACGGCGGATCAACGGGCCATCGAGCTGACCGATACCTACTGCCGGAACGATTACTATGATTTCGTGGCGGAGTTGAGGAAGTAAGCGCGTTTTTTGTCCCGGCCATCCGCACCTTTACGCCCATTTCGCTTCATGCGCGCCTATCCGCGCCGGCGGCAGCGCAAAATACGCAGGCGTCGCCTCCAGACGCTCGGCCGGCAGAACGCCCAAAACCCGCCCGAACTCCGACTGCACGGTTCCCAGGCAATCCCGCACGTCGTCGATCGAAACATCGGGTGCCTTCCAGCCGTCGGGAAGCAATTCAAACGACTGCAACCAGCGCCCGGTCTGCGCAAGCGAGACCCTCACGTGCCAGCTCCCGCCTTCGGTGGCCCGGCGCGCCAAGGCGGTCATTGCGCCGAAAGCGGCCAGATACCCCGTCGCGTGGTCCAACGCCTGACACGGTAAATGCTTCGGTTCGTGCCATCCCGCCGCCTCGCGCTCAGTAAAAGCAATCCCGCTAGCGGACTGCACCAGGCTATCGAAACCGCGCCGCCCGGCCCACGGCCCCGTGTGCCCATAAGCGCAAACCGAGACATAGACGATCCCCGGCCGCACCCGCGCCAGCTCCTCGGGGCCAAACCCGCGCGCCGTCAGCGCCCCCGGCCGATATGCCTGCAAGAACACATCGGCACCGCCGACGAGGCCACGTAACGTTTCCCGCCCGGCTGCATCGCGCAGATCGATCACGGCCGAGCGCTTGCCGCGCCCGTTGTCGATCACCAGCGGCGCAATGTTCGGCAAGTGCGGACCGTTGACCATCAACACCTCCGCGCCATGCTGCGCGAGCGCGCGCCCCGCCACCGGCCCGGCAATGATGCGCGACAGATCCAGCACCCGCACACCCGCCAGCGGCCGCTCCGCGCCCGCCTCGCGTGGCGGTTCGAGCGGCGCGTCGCCAATGCGCTCGATCTCGAACAACGGCAGCTCCGCAATCGCCTTCGCCTGATCGAGCGCGCTCCACTCTTCGGGCGTGCGAATCAATGCCGCGCACAAGCCGGCGTCGGCGAGCGTCTGATCGAGCGTCGCGCCATCCCAGCCGCGGATCGCCTCGGCCACCGCCGTGCGATCGTTCGCGCAGCCCAGCACCTTCAGCACCCCTGCGAGATGATGCGGAAAGTTCGTGTGCAGTTGAATCCAGCGAGCGTCGCGCGTCGCGTAAAAGCCCGTCACCGGATCGCGCAAGGCGGGCGGCGGGCCGTCGTCGATACGCAGATAGCGTTCGCTGCGAAACGAGGCCAGTGCGCGCCGCATCTCCACCGTGACGTGTTGCCGGCGCCCGGTGCGCAAACGATGGTATTCCGCAGCCGCAAGGCCGCTCGCGGCGATGGTTGCCGAGGCCAACGCGCCGACCTGATAGACCGACGGCAAACCCGGATCGGCGCCGGGAAGCGAAACGGACCTCAGCGCGGCCGGGTCGCATTCCGCAGTCATCCAGATATGTTTGAGGGCGAGTTCAGGCGTCGTGGCGTTCATGTCGTTCATCGTGTTCGGGTTGTGTGTGTCAGAACAGGAAGAAAGTGAACCGAGTCTAGAATTTCGCCTTGCCGCAATCAATCTTGATTATGATAATCAATATATATTGATTTCTTCGGTTTTTGCACGTTTCCATGCCGCCCTCCCAATCCCTGACCGCTGCCGAAGCTGCCGACGCGCTCGGCATCAGCCTGCCTACACTGTATGCGTATGTCAGCCGCGGCATGCTGAGCTCGTCGCCGGACGCGCAAGGCAAGCACCGGCTCTACGACGCCGGCGAAGTGCGGCGGCTCGCGCGGCGCAAGGAAGACGGCAAGCGCGCCGGCAAGGTTGCGCAAAAGGTGCTGGACTGGGGCGTGCCGGTCCTCGAATCGTCGATCACGCTGGTGGCCGGCGGCCGCCTGCTGTATCGCGGGCACGACGCCATGGAGCTGGCGCGCACGGCATCTCTGGAAGATGTCGCGGCGTTGTTGTGGGAATGCAGTGCGAGGCGTATCGCCGACGCACCGGCCGTGCCGTTCGCCGCCGCTCAGTGGGCCGCGTGGCTCAAGCTCTGGAGCGACAGCACGCCGCTCGACCGTGCGCTCGTGCTGCTGCCGGCCGCCGCGGCGCAAATGCCGCGGGTATGGGCGCTCGGTCGCGACGCGCAACTCGATACCGCCTGCGCGGTCATGCGCTTGCTGGCCGCCGCGATGATCTCGGCGGCGCCGTCGAACGAACCGCTCCACAAGCAGCTGGCGTCAGCATGGAATGTGAGCAACCGTCAGCAGGCAGGGTTGCTGCGCGCGGCGCTGGTGGCATGCGCGGATCATGAGTTGAATGCATCGACCTTCACGGTTCGCTGCATCACGTCGACGGGGACGCATCTGTTCGGCGCCGTGGCAGGCGGTCTGGCCGCATTGGCCGGGCCGCGGCACGGTGGCGAAACGGTGCGGATTGCGGCGCTGCTCGATGAAGCGTCACGCGCACCCGATCTCGACCGCTATCTGGCGAACCGGCTCGCCCGCCACGAACACGGCGCGCATGGGCCGGTGCTGTCGGGTTTCGGCCATCCGCTTTATCCGGAAGGCGACCCGCGCGCACGCCTGCTGCTCGGAATGCTCGCCGACTGCGCGCCGGCCCGCTCGCCGCTAGGCGAAGTGCAGGCGCTCGCGCGCACGGTGCGCGACACGACCGGCGCGGAGCCGACCGTCGACTTTGCACTCGTGGCCATAGAGCGGGTGCTCGGTCTGCCGGCCGGCGCTGCATTCACGCTGTTCGCGGTCGGCCGGGTGGTCGGCTGGATCGCCCATGCGATGGAGCAGACGCGCGACGGCCGGCTGATCCGGCCACGCGCGCGCTATATCGGGGAATATGAGGCGGCCGGTTGAAGCGCGGCCTTGCCCAGCCGCTCAGCAAATACGGTTCGCATCCGTGTCTGCAACGGTTGCCGCAGTTGCCGCGGTCGGCAGCGACTGCCGACCGCGGCTCCCGGTCACGCCACGCCTAACCAGCGCGGCAGCCAGTTCAACATCGGCAAACCGCTCAGCGGCCGGGTTGCAGTGCGTTCTGAGCCGCTAGCCAGCGCGAAACGCGCACCGGCCTGCCCTGCGCTGACCCACGCCACCTCGCCGCGCGGCAACTCGATCGATTGCCCCGTTGCCAGCCAGTGATCCCCGTTTTCGCCTTCGACGGTCAGCCAGATCTCGCCAGAGATCACCTTGAAGACCGACGGACGCGCGACACGCCAGGCCGCTGCGGGCTCGCCATGTTCCATTTCGAAAATACGGACTTCACGCATCGTTTTTCTCCTTCAAATAACTTTCCTGTTGTACTGATTATTGACGTGTGATCATCGGATACCCATGCACAGTTCCGAACACTTTCATCGGAACTGTTCAGTCGAAAAAACGGACAGTTGGTAGCAATAGCGCTTCGTGGGTGCATGCAGTGCGCACCGCACGGAAGGTTCGGCACCCCGACTGCCCCGCTACCCGGCGAAGGAAAGGCACTGCATGAAACTCGAAATCCAACTCGATCGGGATAACGGCGTACCGCTCACCGAGCAGATCGTCACGGGCGTCACTGCCTGGATTCGCTCGCGCGCCGCCCATCCTGGTTCAAAGCTGCCGTCGATCCGTCAGTTCGCAGCCGACTACGGCGTGAGCCGTTTTCCCGTGATCGAGGCTTACGACCGACTGGTGTCGCTCGGCTATGTCGACTCGCGCCACGGCTCGGGCTTCTATGTCGCCGACCGGCAACCGGCGAACACAACGTGCCAGGGTTCCTCGGACCCGCGCCGCGCCGAGGACGAATCGGGGCACATCCTCCAGCAGTTCAATCATCAGGGTGAGACGCTCAAGCTTGGCAGCGGCTTCATACCCGATGCGTGGCGCGACATGGACAGCCTCGCGCAGGCGATCCGCCACGTGTCGCGCACCGACACGGCAAGCATGATTGATTACGCGACCCCGCTCGGCAATCTGACCTTGCGCGAGCATCTGCAAAGCCGCATCGGGCAGTTGGGCATTCAGGCGGACGCCTCGCAGATTCTGATCACCAACGGCGCGAGCCAGGCGCTCGATCTGCTGATGCGCTACATGCTCAAAGCCGGCGACACGATGTTCGTCGAGGACCCCGGTTACTACAACCTGTACGGTTTGCTGAAACTGCATGGCGTGAAGCTGATCGGCATTCCGCGCACCCGCAACGGCCCCGACCTCGATGTACTGGAGGCGCAGTTGCAACTGCACCGGCCCAAGCTGATGTTCGTCAACACTGTGTTCCACAATCCGACCGGCACCACGGTCGCGCCGCCGGTGGCGTTCCGGCTGCTGCAACTGGCGCGCACGCACGGCTTCAAGATCATCGAAGACGATATCTACGCCGACTTCCAGACCGACGTCACCGACCGTCTCGCGACGCTCGACCAACTCGAACACGTGATCTACGTGGGCGGCTTGTCGAAGACGCTGTCGTCGTCGTTGCGGATCGGCTGCGTGGTGGCGAGCCACGAGATCATCAAGGACCTGGTCGACATCAAGATGCTGACGAGCATCGGCGGTTCGCGCTTTGCCGAGGCGGTCGCCGTGTCGTTGCTGGAGCGCGGCGCGTACCGCAAATATCTGGATCGGCTGCGTCGCCGCATGCGCGACGCGCTGGGCTCGACTACCCAGATACTCGAAGACGCCGGCTGGGAACTGTTCGAAAAGCCCGTCGGCGGCAAGTTCCTGTGGGCACGCGTGCCGCACGTCGACAATGCCGAACGGCTGGTGGCATGCGGCGCGCCGCTCGGCGTAACGGTGGTGCCCGGCAGCTATTTCCGGCCGCACATGGAAGTAAGCCCGTGGATCAGGATTCACGCGGCATTCGGCAACGAACCGCGCGCCCAGGCATTTTTCCATGCCGCCGCGGCGCTGCCTGCTTCAGTCTGAGCGGCTCAGCCAGCCTTCGCGCTTGACGGATGCCCGCTGCGCCGGGACTCGCTTTTCCCTAGAATAGCGAGTCCCAGCCCGTCCCCGCGCGCCTAGCCGCTCTCCATGTCCACGCCGCCGATCCTTCCCGCTTCCACTTCCGCATCTACCCCCGCCGCCACGCCGGGTCCCTCGGCCCGCTCGCTCACCGTGATGCTGTGGCTCGTCGCCACCGGCTTCTTCATGCAGACGCTCGACTCGACCATCGTCAACACCGCGCTCCCGGCGATGGCGACGAGTCTCGGCGAGTTGCCGTTGCGCATGCAATCGGTGGTGATCGCGTACTCGCTGACGATGGCAGTGATGATCCCGGTGTCCGGCTGGCTCGCCGACAAACTCGGCACACGGCGCGTGTTCTTCAGCGCCATCCTCGTGTTCGCGGTCGGCTCGCTGCTGTGCGCCAACGCGCATACCCTGAATCAACTGGTGATCTACCGCGTCGTACAAGGCGTGGGCGGCGCGATGCTGCTGCCGGTCGGAAGGCTCGCGGTGCTGCGCACCTTCCCGGCGGAACGCTATTTGCCGGCTTTGTCGTTCGTGGCGATTCCCGGACTGATCGGACCGCTGATCGGCCCAACGCTCGGCGGCTGGCTCGTGAAAATCGCGTCGTGGCACTGGATCTTTCTGATCAACGTGCCGGTGGGAATCGTGGGTTGCATCGCCACGTTCATCTTCATGCCGGATAGCCGCAACGAGCACACCGGCAAGTTCGATCTGAAAGGCTATCTGCTGCTGATCTTCGGCATGGTGGCGATTTCATTCGCGCTCGACGGCCGTACGGAGTTCGGCATCCAGCACGCCACGGTGCTGGTGCTGCTGATCCTGAGCCTTGCCTGCTTCGTCGCCTACGGTTTGCACGCCGTGCGCGAGCCCACGCCAATCTTCCCGCTCGACCTGTTCAAGATCCACACCTTCAGCGTCGGTCTGCTAGGCAATCTGTTCGCGCGGATCGGCAGCGGCGCGATGCCGTATCTGATCCCTCTGCTCCTGCAAGTGAGTCTCGGCTATAGCGCCTTCGAAGCCGGCATGATGATGCTGCCGGTGGCCGCTACGGGCATGGCGGCGAAGCGCCTCGTCACGACGCTGATTGTCAGGTATAGCTACCGGCGCGTGCTGATCGTCAACACGGTGCTGGTGGGCCTGACCATGGCGAGCTTCGCGCTCACCTCCGCGGGGCAGCCGCTGTGGCTGAGGCTCGTGCAACTGGCGTTCTTCGGCGGCGTCAACTCGATGCAGTTCACCGCGATGAACACACTGACACTCAAGGACCTCGGCACCGGCGGCGCAAGCAGCGGCAACAGCCTGTTCTCGCTGGTGCAGATGCTCTCGATGAGTCTCGGCGTGACGGTTGCCGGCGCGTTGCTCGCGACCTTCACCGGCCTCCTGCCGCGCGTGACCGCCGCCAACTCGCTGCCCGCGTTCCATGCGACGTTCCTGTGTGTCGGCATCATCACCGCCGGCTCGTCGTGGATCTTCGCGCAACTGTCGCCCGACATCCGCACGCCGGCGAAAAAGACCGATCCCTCGGAGCGGACCTGAGTTTCGCGCCGGGCTGCGGCGGCCCGACTTGCGCCGGGCGTCGCTGACTTCGCTGCGACCCGGCCGCGACTCGCCGTCGCCCTGGATTAACGCGACAATCGTCTCCGCCGCACCAGCGTCACCGACCCGCAACGGGGCGCGGGCCGCACCACCGAAGTGCGGATCTTCGCTTTCACGCCCGTGCTGGCGCACAATCGCCGTACTGACCGTGGCCTCCGAGCGCTTACAGTGTGTTTCCGCTCGCGCATAGTTCTTGCTCGCTATCCTGTAAACTCACGATTTGCGCGTACCCACTCGTGTCGACCATGCGAGCGCACCGCCACTTCCACACGACTGACATGATGAGCATGATCGAACTCGATCCTCCCGGCTTCCAGCCGCCACGTCCGATGGCCGGCGACGAAGGCTCCCGGCGCACCGTCCTGTACGGCGGCTACACTGTTTTCAGCGTGTTCCAGCCGGTTTTCTCGGTGTCGCACCGGCGCGCGATCGGTTATCACGCTTCACTGCGCGCACACGACGAACATGCTCTGCAAGTACCGTCGCACGAAGTTTTTACGCAGGCGGCACGGCGCGGCGACCTGCTGGAACTCGGACGGCTCGCCGAATCGCTGCATCTGGGCAACTTCAACGCATTCGACAGCCACGACGAATGGCTTTTCCTGAGCCTGCACCCGGCGGCGCTGATGGACACCAGTTACGGCGACGCACTGCTCGCCGGCCTCAAGGCGCTGGGCCTGCCGCCGCAACGGGTGGTGCTGGAAGTCTCCGAACAGGCCGGCGGTGAAACCACGCGCTTCGCCGACATCATCGACGCGTTGCGCAAGTCCGGTTTCCTGATCGCGCTGGACGGCTTCGGCGCGAAGCATTCGAACATTGACCGCGTGTGGAATCTGCGTCCGGATATCGTCACGCTCGACCGCTGCATCCTCGCGCAAGCGAGCGAACACTCGCATATTGAACGCGTGCTGCCGGGCCTCGTCTCGCTGCTGCACGAATCCGGGCAACTGGTGCTGATGGGCGGCCTGAGCACCGAGCGCGATGCGCTGATCGCGCTCGAATGCAATGTCGACTTCGTACAGGGCGCCTACTTCGCGGGCCCGAGCGTCGAGCCGGTGAAACCGCAAGCGGCAGCCGGCTTGATGGACTCGCTCTCCGCGGCGCTGCGCGAACGGGTCGCCGCGCGCGAACGCGCGCAGTCCGCGCGGCTTGCACCCTATGTCACGGCGCTGGAAACGGCGGCTGCCCAACTCGTGGCCGGGGAATCGACGACCCAGGCGACCGCGACGCTGCTCACGCTCGGCGAGACGGCACGCTGTTTCGTACTCGACGGTTCGGGCCGGCAGATCGGCGACAACGTACTGCCGGCGGGGCGTGCGTCGCAACGCGCCAAGCGCTTCCGGCCGCTGCTACATTCGGAAGGTGCGAGCTGGGAGCGCCGGCCGTACTTCATTCAGGCCATGCGCGTGCCAGGCCAGGTGCACCTCACGCCGCCCTACCTGTCGATCAACGAAGCACACCTGTGCGTGACGGCCTCGATCGCCGCACATACGCCGCACGGCACGCAGGTGCTATGCGTCGACATCAACTGGGAAGTCGCTGCACATCGTAATTGAGGCAACGCTGTTCCGCCGGATCCGCGCGAGCAGCTTCATGACGGCCGTGCGGCCCAGCAAGCGGTTGGCTGCCTGCAAACGCGCCGCGCGGGTGACGGCGCGCAACGCGACGATCTTCGTCGAACCGTCCGGCAGACTTTGCGTGGACACGTCGATGACTCCGACAACCTCGCCTTCAAAGAGCAACGCAATACACATTGCGCCGCCGACCGACACCACCTCCGCATGGCTCGCCTGATGTGCGAGCGCTGTCACCGTCTCCATCCAGGCCACGGGCGCCAGTTCCTGCGTGCATACCGGCGCGTCGCTGACGACGTCGCTGACAACTTCAGGCGCGTCGCTAAAGAGACGCAGCAAACCCACTCGATCCTGCGCCTCCAGCGCGATACGCAAGCGTTCCACGATCCGCGCATGGGCGGCGGGGTCCGGGCGCTCCAGCGGCGCGCCCGCACGCTGCAAGCGCTCCTTGGCCCGATGGACGATCTGCCGGCAACTGCCCGGCGTACGGTCGAGGATTTTCGCAATCTCCGCGTAGTCGCAATCGAACGCTTCGTGCAGCACGAATGCCGCCCGCTCATCCGGCTTCAGGCGCTCGAGCAGGAGCATCACGCCGTACGACATCTCCGCCGCGCGCAAGGCCAGCTCCTCCGCCGATGGCGCCACCTCGTCGAGCCAAGGCTCCGGCAACCAGCCGGTGGCCTGTGACGCGCGTTCGCGCTGCACCTGACGCAGCCGGTCGATGGCCGCGCGCGTGGTGATCGTGGTAAGCCAGGCGGCCGGTGTCTGCACCTCTTGCGTATCGGCGAGATGCCATTTGAGCCAGACGTCCTGCACCACGTCTTCCGCTTCGGCGCGGCTGCCGAGCATGCGGTACGCGAGCGCGAGCAGGCGGGCGCGCACGGCCTCGAAGCTGGATGCCCTGTCGATTTCCTGTTCTGTCATGCGTAGACCTCCAGATCGTGCGTGGTGAAAAGCGCGGCGCCTGCTGCCTGCTGCCTGCTGCCTGCTGCCTGCTGCCTGCTGCCTGCTGCCTGCTGCCTGCTGCCTGCTGCCTGCTGCCTGCTGCCTGCTGCCTGCTGCCTGCTGCCTGCTGCCTGCTGCCTGCTGCCTGCTGCCTGCTGCCTGCTGCCTGCTGCCTGCAACATTGTCGAGGCGTGCCCTGCAATCTACATCCTTCTCAGCTTGACGCTCGGTCCCCTGCCGATGTGACAGCTCGACAAAAAAATATTCCTGTCACGCCGCCGCCGTTCTCCTCGTCATAAGGACAACAACCCGCGCAACGGGCACGCGGTTGTTCGAATCGGCCACCGCTGCCGGCTGACGGCTAATCGCTACCGGCAACACGCCACCTGAAACGA includes the following:
- a CDS encoding DUF2917 domain-containing protein, translated to MREVRIFEMEHGEPAAAWRVARPSVFKVISGEIWLTVEGENGDHWLATGQSIELPRGEVAWVSAGQAGARFALASGSERTATRPLSGLPMLNWLPRWLGVA
- a CDS encoding EAL domain-containing protein — encoded protein: MSMIELDPPGFQPPRPMAGDEGSRRTVLYGGYTVFSVFQPVFSVSHRRAIGYHASLRAHDEHALQVPSHEVFTQAARRGDLLELGRLAESLHLGNFNAFDSHDEWLFLSLHPAALMDTSYGDALLAGLKALGLPPQRVVLEVSEQAGGETTRFADIIDALRKSGFLIALDGFGAKHSNIDRVWNLRPDIVTLDRCILAQASEHSHIERVLPGLVSLLHESGQLVLMGGLSTERDALIALECNVDFVQGAYFAGPSVEPVKPQAAAGLMDSLSAALRERVAARERAQSARLAPYVTALETAAAQLVAGESTTQATATLLTLGETARCFVLDGSGRQIGDNVLPAGRASQRAKRFRPLLHSEGASWERRPYFIQAMRVPGQVHLTPPYLSINEAHLCVTASIAAHTPHGTQVLCVDINWEVAAHRN
- a CDS encoding sigma-70 family RNA polymerase sigma factor encodes the protein MTEQEIDRASSFEAVRARLLALAYRMLGSRAEAEDVVQDVWLKWHLADTQEVQTPAAWLTTITTRAAIDRLRQVQRERASQATGWLPEPWLDEVAPSAEELALRAAEMSYGVMLLLERLKPDERAAFVLHEAFDCDYAEIAKILDRTPGSCRQIVHRAKERLQRAGAPLERPDPAAHARIVERLRIALEAQDRVGLLRLFSDAPEVVSDVVSDAPVCTQELAPVAWMETVTALAHQASHAEVVSVGGAMCIALLFEGEVVGVIDVSTQSLPDGSTKIVALRAVTRAARLQAANRLLGRTAVMKLLARIRRNSVASITMCSDFPVDVDA
- a CDS encoding CoA transferase; this encodes MNATTPELALKHIWMTAECDPAALRSVSLPGADPGLPSVYQVGALASATIAASGLAAAEYHRLRTGRRQHVTVEMRRALASFRSERYLRIDDGPPPALRDPVTGFYATRDARWIQLHTNFPHHLAGVLKVLGCANDRTAVAEAIRGWDGATLDQTLADAGLCAALIRTPEEWSALDQAKAIAELPLFEIERIGDAPLEPPREAGAERPLAGVRVLDLSRIIAGPVAGRALAQHGAEVLMVNGPHLPNIAPLVIDNGRGKRSAVIDLRDAAGRETLRGLVGGADVFLQAYRPGALTARGFGPEELARVRPGIVYVSVCAYGHTGPWAGRRGFDSLVQSASGIAFTEREAAGWHEPKHLPCQALDHATGYLAAFGAMTALARRATEGGSWHVRVSLAQTGRWLQSFELLPDGWKAPDVSIDDVRDCLGTVQSEFGRVLGVLPAERLEATPAYFALPPARIGAHEAKWA
- a CDS encoding PLP-dependent aminotransferase family protein — protein: MKLEIQLDRDNGVPLTEQIVTGVTAWIRSRAAHPGSKLPSIRQFAADYGVSRFPVIEAYDRLVSLGYVDSRHGSGFYVADRQPANTTCQGSSDPRRAEDESGHILQQFNHQGETLKLGSGFIPDAWRDMDSLAQAIRHVSRTDTASMIDYATPLGNLTLREHLQSRIGQLGIQADASQILITNGASQALDLLMRYMLKAGDTMFVEDPGYYNLYGLLKLHGVKLIGIPRTRNGPDLDVLEAQLQLHRPKLMFVNTVFHNPTGTTVAPPVAFRLLQLARTHGFKIIEDDIYADFQTDVTDRLATLDQLEHVIYVGGLSKTLSSSLRIGCVVASHEIIKDLVDIKMLTSIGGSRFAEAVAVSLLERGAYRKYLDRLRRRMRDALGSTTQILEDAGWELFEKPVGGKFLWARVPHVDNAERLVACGAPLGVTVVPGSYFRPHMEVSPWIRIHAAFGNEPRAQAFFHAAAALPASV
- a CDS encoding aldo/keto reductase, whose translation is MTTDIASVSLPDGERIPKLGQGTWEMGEQPARRASELAALRCGIELGMTLIDTAEMYGDGATESLLGEALAGLRDQVFLVSKVYPHNASRRGVIAACEQSLKRLKTDRLDLYLLHWRGSVPLAETVEAFEALRSAGKIRHWGVSNFDTDDMEELVATPGGEACATNQILYNVARRGPEFELLPWLAARNMPAMAYSPVDHARLPKRSPLDDIADARGVSIFQVALAWVLQKPGVFAIPKAGRVEHVRDNHRASQLQLDARELAAIDTYFKPPRSKRPLDML
- the mdtD gene encoding multidrug transporter subunit MdtD; translation: MLWLVATGFFMQTLDSTIVNTALPAMATSLGELPLRMQSVVIAYSLTMAVMIPVSGWLADKLGTRRVFFSAILVFAVGSLLCANAHTLNQLVIYRVVQGVGGAMLLPVGRLAVLRTFPAERYLPALSFVAIPGLIGPLIGPTLGGWLVKIASWHWIFLINVPVGIVGCIATFIFMPDSRNEHTGKFDLKGYLLLIFGMVAISFALDGRTEFGIQHATVLVLLILSLACFVAYGLHAVREPTPIFPLDLFKIHTFSVGLLGNLFARIGSGAMPYLIPLLLQVSLGYSAFEAGMMMLPVAATGMAAKRLVTTLIVRYSYRRVLIVNTVLVGLTMASFALTSAGQPLWLRLVQLAFFGGVNSMQFTAMNTLTLKDLGTGGASSGNSLFSLVQMLSMSLGVTVAGALLATFTGLLPRVTAANSLPAFHATFLCVGIITAGSSWIFAQLSPDIRTPAKKTDPSERT
- a CDS encoding GntR family transcriptional regulator — its product is MTSASEDRWRDLRPDPENDTPLYLQLARKLGSAIHENRWNAGEALPSERVLSEALGVSRITSRKAIALLVEQGLIRRTQGAGSFITPRYEDPLSRLSSFSEMLRRRGFTPSSKWLSREISPANRDEVIQLGLSPAAAVTRLRRLRLADGIVMAVENSTFPAAVIPDPQAIGDSLYTYLENRGLTIVRALQHFRAVNANEEIAQQMSIAPNEALLLITRVGYTADQRAIELTDTYCRNDYYDFVAELRK
- a CDS encoding citrate/2-methylcitrate synthase, giving the protein MPPSQSLTAAEAADALGISLPTLYAYVSRGMLSSSPDAQGKHRLYDAGEVRRLARRKEDGKRAGKVAQKVLDWGVPVLESSITLVAGGRLLYRGHDAMELARTASLEDVAALLWECSARRIADAPAVPFAAAQWAAWLKLWSDSTPLDRALVLLPAAAAQMPRVWALGRDAQLDTACAVMRLLAAAMISAAPSNEPLHKQLASAWNVSNRQQAGLLRAALVACADHELNASTFTVRCITSTGTHLFGAVAGGLAALAGPRHGGETVRIAALLDEASRAPDLDRYLANRLARHEHGAHGPVLSGFGHPLYPEGDPRARLLLGMLADCAPARSPLGEVQALARTVRDTTGAEPTVDFALVAIERVLGLPAGAAFTLFAVGRVVGWIAHAMEQTRDGRLIRPRARYIGEYEAAG